A single region of the Sulfurospirillum arsenophilum NBRC 109478 genome encodes:
- the kdpC gene encoding potassium-transporting ATPase subunit KdpC: MKTLFQSVKLLLVMTFLLGGVYPLVITNLGAWVFPSQSSGLLLKENGTVIGSELIGQNFSKEGYFIARPSAAGDDGYDALSSAGSNLAPTNKLLLDRIDASKEALHVRFGEGTIPSDLVTSSGSGLDPHISKLSALYQVQTIAKERQVDEVQMLELVNQHIERKFLGFIGEERVNVLLLNRALDKNFGVLNP; encoded by the coding sequence ATGAAAACACTATTTCAATCCGTTAAATTGCTTTTAGTCATGACATTTTTATTAGGAGGTGTGTATCCTCTGGTTATCACCAATTTAGGTGCATGGGTTTTTCCCTCTCAGAGTTCAGGGCTTTTGCTGAAAGAAAATGGAACGGTTATAGGCTCAGAACTGATCGGGCAAAATTTTTCAAAAGAGGGTTATTTTATTGCTAGACCCTCGGCTGCAGGGGATGATGGCTACGATGCACTCTCCTCTGCTGGTAGCAATTTAGCACCGACAAACAAGCTTTTGTTAGATAGAATAGACGCCAGTAAAGAAGCTTTACATGTAAGATTTGGTGAGGGTACCATTCCCAGTGACTTGGTAACCAGTTCAGGCAGTGGACTTGACCCGCATATCTCCAAATTATCGGCACTCTACCAGGTTCAAACCATTGCGAAAGAGCGCCAAGTGGATGAAGTTCAAATGCTAGAGCTTGTCAATCAACATATTGAGCGAAAATTTTTGGGTTTTATAGGCGAGGAGAGGGTGAATGTCCTTCTTTTAAATCGTGCGTTAGATAAAAACTTTGGAGTTTTAAATCCTTAA
- a CDS encoding nucleoside recognition domain-containing protein has translation MGVENQSPDEWKVGVGAYIALIFAVLFFSGLFMKVDGMEWLGALDFTTLSGKFGTLQDGKSTFVGSGGVSAKAGFLFALSLVPTVMLALGMLEIFSHYGAIRAAHKLLTPLLRPLLGIPGLTGLAMITDLQSTDAGAALTKELYDEKQITKKELVIMCAWQYSGAGMINNYFAIGSAVFSTLTIPVLIPLLLVFVFKFIGAIGARFVLNSVYKKDFINE, from the coding sequence GTGGGAGTAGAAAATCAATCTCCAGATGAATGGAAAGTAGGTGTTGGTGCCTATATCGCACTAATATTTGCAGTGCTGTTTTTTTCGGGTCTATTTATGAAAGTTGATGGTATGGAGTGGCTTGGTGCACTTGATTTTACAACGTTATCAGGAAAATTTGGAACGCTTCAAGATGGGAAAAGTACCTTTGTAGGCTCAGGTGGTGTGAGTGCAAAAGCGGGATTTTTATTTGCGCTCTCTTTGGTTCCAACGGTGATGTTAGCACTTGGTATGTTAGAAATTTTTAGCCATTACGGTGCGATTCGAGCGGCACATAAATTATTAACACCCTTGCTAAGACCGTTACTTGGCATTCCAGGTCTTACGGGTCTTGCGATGATTACGGATTTGCAAAGTACCGATGCAGGAGCTGCTTTAACCAAAGAGCTTTACGATGAAAAACAGATTACCAAAAAAGAGTTGGTTATTATGTGTGCGTGGCAGTATTCTGGAGCGGGCATGATTAACAACTATTTTGCGATTGGTTCAGCAGTATTTTCAACATTGACTATACCTGTTCTCATTCCGTTGTTGTTGGTATTTGTCTTTAAATTTATCGGTGCAATCGGTGCACGTTTTGTTCTCAATAGTGTTTATAAAAAGGATTTTATCAATGAGTAG
- the kdpB gene encoding potassium-transporting ATPase subunit KdpB: protein MKKQTNSSYNQAIINDALKGCIGKLTPKEQLKNPIIFVVYLGTFITGFIWIYESSRGNISLFGFEFWVFVWLFFTVLFANFAEALAEGRGKAQASALRSGKKSSSANKLSEDGSLRKVSSESLRVGDVVVVSAGEVIPSDGEVIKGIASIDESAITGESAPVIRESGGDRNSVTGGTLVLSDEITIKITKNPGETFLDRMISLIEGAKRQKSPNEIALSILLMGLTAIFLVVTLTLKPMALHVNADISVVSLIALLVCLIPTTIGGLLSAIGIAGMDRLLKKNVLAMSGKAIEAAGDVNVLLLDKTGTITFGNRMASVFIPLDIKELDNLAYAALLTSLSDDTPEGKSTVTFAQNTYGSKEPANLESATFIPFSAYTRMSGLDLDGKEYRKGAVDAIEKFVTAKGGKFPKEAHDICAQIGKKGGTPLVVCIGNHVLGVIHLKDIIKPSIKEKFVEFRGMGIKTVMITGDNPITAAAIAAEAGVDDFVAEATPDTKIALIRNYQKEGFTVAMTGDGTNDAPALAQADVGLAMNSGTQAAKEAANMVDMDSSPTKLIEVVEVGKELLMTRGALTTFSLANDIAKYFAIIPALFVVAFPQMEVLNIMHLSSPQSAILSAVIFNALIIIALIPLAISGVGYKALGADVVLGKNLVIYGLGGIIAPFVGIKLLDMLLATLHLL, encoded by the coding sequence ATGAAAAAACAAACTAATTCTAGCTATAACCAAGCGATTATCAACGATGCGCTCAAAGGATGCATTGGCAAATTAACCCCCAAAGAACAGCTCAAAAATCCGATCATTTTTGTGGTCTATTTGGGCACATTTATCACCGGTTTTATATGGATTTACGAGAGCAGTCGTGGCAATATTTCTCTTTTTGGATTTGAATTTTGGGTCTTTGTGTGGCTCTTTTTTACGGTTCTCTTTGCCAATTTTGCAGAAGCATTAGCAGAAGGCAGGGGCAAAGCACAAGCGAGTGCCTTGCGTTCAGGTAAAAAAAGCAGTAGTGCCAATAAGTTAAGTGAAGACGGTTCCCTTCGAAAGGTCAGCTCAGAGAGCCTGAGAGTAGGCGATGTCGTTGTTGTCAGTGCGGGCGAAGTGATTCCTAGCGATGGTGAGGTCATTAAGGGCATTGCGAGCATCGATGAGAGTGCCATCACGGGTGAATCCGCTCCCGTCATTCGTGAATCAGGAGGAGACCGCAACTCGGTTACGGGAGGTACGCTTGTTTTAAGTGATGAGATTACGATCAAGATCACAAAAAATCCAGGCGAGACCTTTTTGGATCGTATGATTAGTCTCATTGAAGGGGCTAAAAGGCAAAAAAGTCCGAATGAAATTGCGCTCTCCATTTTACTGATGGGCTTGACCGCCATCTTTCTTGTCGTGACGTTGACACTCAAACCGATGGCTTTACATGTAAACGCAGATATCTCTGTTGTCTCCTTGATTGCACTTTTGGTCTGCTTGATTCCTACGACGATTGGTGGGCTTTTAAGTGCCATCGGTATTGCGGGAATGGACAGATTGCTTAAAAAGAATGTGTTAGCAATGAGCGGTAAAGCCATAGAAGCCGCGGGCGATGTCAATGTGTTATTGCTCGATAAAACAGGCACGATCACCTTTGGTAACCGTATGGCAAGCGTTTTTATCCCTCTTGACATTAAAGAGCTTGATAACTTGGCGTATGCCGCACTGTTAACATCCCTTTCCGATGACACACCTGAGGGAAAAAGTACGGTTACGTTTGCGCAAAATACGTATGGATCTAAAGAACCAGCCAATCTTGAAAGTGCCACCTTTATCCCCTTTAGTGCCTATACGAGGATGAGTGGGCTTGATCTTGATGGTAAGGAGTATCGCAAAGGGGCGGTGGATGCCATCGAGAAATTTGTCACCGCAAAGGGTGGGAAGTTCCCCAAAGAGGCTCATGATATATGCGCTCAAATTGGTAAAAAAGGTGGCACACCTTTAGTCGTATGTATTGGAAATCATGTTTTGGGCGTGATTCACCTTAAAGACATCATCAAGCCTTCTATCAAAGAGAAATTTGTTGAGTTTAGAGGTATGGGCATTAAAACCGTGATGATTACGGGAGACAATCCGATCACGGCTGCTGCCATTGCCGCCGAAGCGGGGGTGGATGACTTTGTCGCCGAAGCAACACCCGATACGAAAATAGCGCTTATTCGCAATTATCAAAAAGAGGGCTTTACGGTCGCGATGACAGGTGATGGCACCAACGACGCACCTGCTCTTGCGCAAGCCGACGTCGGACTGGCGATGAATAGTGGAACGCAAGCCGCTAAAGAAGCCGCTAATATGGTTGATATGGACAGTTCGCCGACGAAACTCATCGAAGTGGTGGAAGTAGGTAAAGAGCTATTAATGACGAGGGGTGCGCTGACAACCTTTAGTTTAGCCAATGATATTGCGAAGTATTTTGCGATCATCCCAGCTCTCTTTGTGGTAGCGTTTCCGCAGATGGAAGTGCTTAACATCATGCACCTCTCATCGCCTCAGAGTGCTATTTTATCGGCGGTTATTTTTAATGCGCTCATTATCATCGCACTGATTCCTCTGGCGATTTCAGGGGTTGGGTATAAAGCCTTGGGCGCGGACGTGGTGCTAGGAAAAAACTTAGTTATCTATGGTTTGGGTGGCATTATTGCTCCGTTTGTGGGTATAAAACTGCTTGATATGTTGCTTGCAACATTGCATCTTTTGTAA
- a CDS encoding response regulator transcription factor, whose translation MIKILMIEDDVELAQLLQESLAKEEIETILAFTPLEGLTALQHESFDALVLDLSLPQIDGLEICRIVHASIPTLPIIISSARSDMSDKVMGFERGADDFLPKPYDPRELAFRLRAILRRGVSVNEPSYQNFHIDDERHLIKQGKNEVRLTMAEYDIVSYMLKKEGFVISREELLLNIGSIKYESSLKSIDVIMGRIRQKIGDDPKKPRFILSVRGVGYKFVNA comes from the coding sequence ATGATTAAAATTTTAATGATCGAAGATGATGTTGAACTCGCACAACTCCTTCAAGAATCTCTTGCAAAAGAGGAGATCGAAACGATACTGGCGTTTACTCCCTTAGAAGGTTTAACCGCGCTCCAGCATGAAAGTTTTGATGCTCTCGTACTGGATCTCTCGTTACCTCAAATTGATGGACTCGAAATCTGTCGAATTGTGCATGCTTCTATTCCCACACTTCCTATTATTATCTCTTCTGCACGCTCTGACATGAGCGATAAAGTGATGGGGTTTGAAAGAGGTGCTGATGATTTTCTGCCTAAACCGTATGACCCACGCGAACTTGCTTTTAGACTTCGTGCTATTTTAAGACGAGGGGTGAGTGTGAATGAGCCGTCTTATCAGAACTTTCATATTGATGATGAGAGGCATCTCATTAAACAAGGTAAAAATGAGGTAAGACTTACGATGGCGGAGTATGACATCGTCTCTTATATGCTTAAAAAAGAGGGCTTTGTGATTTCCAGGGAAGAGCTTTTGCTTAACATCGGTTCTATCAAATACGAAAGCAGTCTCAAAAGTATTGATGTCATTATGGGCAGAATTCGCCAAAAGATCGGGGATGATCCTAAAAAACCTCGTTTTATTCTCTCCGTTCGAGGGGTTGGTTATAAATTTGTTAATGCGTAA
- a CDS encoding EF-hand domain-containing protein, whose amino-acid sequence MNITSNSLYGTSSYATYGSSTSSSSSLSSKFAEALLTSLDSDSSGSVDSAEFSSAALELSSDTSAVNDAFSSLDSNKDGSITIDELTSMLSAQSTMTSGSMPPPPSSSSHGKEDNGKTKDELTAMAEEVSSTDSNLASLLSSVAENFSAADANSDGKVTSAEAMAYQQSTQETSASGTDASNVAASGSMPPPPPPPSSSSTQEDTGYTKDELTAMASDVSSTDSNLASLFESLAQNFDAADTNSDGKVTSSEAQAYKDSTRADSMGVANTTTASSNDSLMKALLAQIISNYATQNTLSGSSVSFSA is encoded by the coding sequence ATGAATATAACTTCAAATTCTCTTTACGGAACGTCATCGTACGCGACGTATGGCAGCAGTACCAGCAGTTCTAGCTCGTTAAGTTCAAAATTCGCAGAAGCGTTGCTTACTTCTTTGGATAGTGATTCGAGTGGTTCTGTGGACAGTGCTGAGTTTAGCAGTGCAGCTTTAGAGCTATCAAGTGATACAAGCGCGGTTAATGACGCTTTTTCATCACTGGATAGTAATAAAGATGGCAGTATTACTATAGATGAGTTGACATCTATGTTATCAGCGCAGTCAACTATGACGTCAGGAAGTATGCCCCCACCTCCTTCGTCATCATCACACGGTAAAGAAGACAATGGCAAGACCAAAGATGAGCTTACCGCTATGGCGGAAGAAGTTTCTTCAACGGATAGCAATTTGGCTTCATTACTCTCTTCAGTGGCTGAAAATTTTTCAGCAGCGGATGCAAATAGTGATGGTAAAGTGACTTCTGCTGAAGCTATGGCGTATCAGCAATCAACGCAAGAGACAAGTGCCAGTGGAACAGATGCAAGTAATGTTGCGGCGTCAGGAAGTATGCCCCCACCTCCTCCGCCACCCTCATCCTCTTCTACGCAAGAAGATACGGGCTATACGAAAGATGAGCTTACCGCTATGGCGAGTGACGTTTCATCAACCGATAGCAACCTTGCTTCGCTTTTTGAGTCATTGGCGCAAAATTTTGATGCGGCTGATACCAACAGTGATGGTAAAGTGACTTCTTCGGAAGCACAAGCCTATAAAGACTCAACAAGAGCCGATAGTATGGGTGTTGCAAATACAACAACCGCAAGCAGTAATGATTCGTTGATGAAAGCACTTTTAGCGCAAATCATCTCGAATTACGCTACTCAAAATACGCTTTCAGGTAGCTCTGTTAGTTTTAGCGCTTAA
- a CDS encoding YjiG family protein, with the protein MSSPTTPTTNNPFDIFVIGARKGFNMAINNLMPNVLMAYVIAEILNVTGAMKAIGTLFAPAMAIFGLPGEAVTVLLSTWLSCSAGVGMALSLFTKGVLTGTHVSILMPALFLMASQIQYMGRLLGVADVPKKYWPLLMVISILNSCLAMLIMRFVV; encoded by the coding sequence ATGAGTAGTCCAACAACTCCAACCACAAATAACCCATTTGATATTTTTGTCATCGGCGCTCGCAAGGGCTTTAATATGGCTATCAATAACTTGATGCCTAATGTTTTGATGGCGTATGTTATTGCTGAAATTTTAAATGTGACGGGTGCTATGAAAGCCATTGGTACACTCTTTGCGCCTGCTATGGCTATTTTTGGCTTACCTGGTGAAGCTGTTACAGTGCTTTTATCAACATGGCTTTCGTGTTCTGCAGGTGTAGGTATGGCTTTGAGTCTTTTTACCAAAGGTGTATTAACAGGGACTCATGTGAGCATTTTAATGCCAGCACTTTTTCTTATGGCATCTCAAATTCAGTATATGGGACGACTCTTAGGCGTTGCCGATGTTCCTAAAAAATATTGGCCCCTTCTAATGGTAATTAGTATCCTCAACAGCTGTTTAGCCATGCTGATTATGCGTTTTGTTGTCTAA
- the kdpA gene encoding potassium-transporting ATPase subunit KdpA, whose product MVADITLFISFLILLIGAAKAYSGFFTKVVVGDKNVLTRLLSPVENSLYRLCGINPQLEMNWKKYALALMLFNGAGIVLVLAVLLSQHLLPLNPQGFPALPFELAFNTAISFVTNTNWQNYSGESTMSYFSQMFVLSVQNFLSASTGIAVAVAFMRGIISKESESIGNFWADMVRVTLYVLLPLSLVYALFLISQGVIQNFAPYISAVSLEGVNQSIPMGPVASQEAIKLLGTNGGGFFNANSAHPFENPTPLSNFAEAFSILFLPVSLLFVYGKMSQKSGEGRSILIAMVVLFVLMLGSHYVSEKFGNPEISGIVGESAMEGKEVRFGIASTSLFAVTTTAASCGAVNGMHDSLTPLAGMVTMVQMMLGEIVIGGVGAGFYGMMAYVILSVFIAGLMIGRTPEYMGKKIEAKEMTYTVIAVLLPGLCILLFTGLSLLIPDATSSISNPGPHGLSQILYAFSSASGNNGSAFAGLSGNTLYYNYALAFCMFVGRFGVIIPMLAIAGSLARKKVVPFGKGTLNTQSTLFITLLVATILLTGALTFFPSLALGPVIEHLMMLERVSF is encoded by the coding sequence ATGGTTGCAGATATAACCCTTTTTATCAGCTTTTTGATCTTGCTCATAGGAGCAGCAAAAGCATACAGTGGGTTTTTTACTAAAGTAGTGGTGGGCGATAAAAACGTTTTAACACGACTTCTTTCACCGGTAGAAAATAGTCTATATCGCTTGTGTGGTATCAATCCACAACTGGAGATGAACTGGAAGAAGTATGCTTTAGCACTAATGCTTTTTAACGGTGCGGGCATCGTGCTTGTTTTAGCAGTGCTTCTGAGCCAACATCTTTTGCCTCTTAATCCACAAGGCTTCCCCGCTTTGCCCTTTGAGTTAGCGTTCAATACGGCAATAAGCTTTGTCACCAATACGAACTGGCAAAATTACAGTGGTGAGAGCACAATGAGCTATTTCTCGCAAATGTTTGTGCTCAGTGTACAAAACTTCCTCTCCGCTTCGACAGGCATTGCAGTAGCCGTGGCTTTTATGCGAGGTATTATCTCTAAAGAGAGCGAGTCTATCGGCAATTTCTGGGCGGACATGGTTCGCGTAACACTGTATGTTTTACTGCCACTCTCTTTGGTCTATGCACTCTTTTTGATCTCTCAAGGTGTCATCCAAAATTTTGCTCCTTATATCAGTGCCGTGAGCCTCGAAGGGGTCAATCAGAGCATTCCAATGGGTCCTGTGGCTTCGCAAGAGGCGATTAAGCTATTAGGAACGAACGGTGGAGGTTTTTTCAATGCTAACTCAGCACACCCTTTTGAAAATCCAACGCCACTTTCTAATTTTGCAGAAGCCTTTTCTATCCTTTTTTTACCGGTATCACTTCTTTTTGTCTATGGGAAAATGAGTCAAAAAAGTGGCGAAGGTCGTTCTATCTTAATCGCGATGGTTGTTCTTTTTGTGTTGATGTTAGGCTCTCATTATGTCTCAGAAAAATTTGGCAATCCTGAAATTTCGGGCATTGTAGGAGAGAGTGCGATGGAGGGCAAAGAGGTACGCTTTGGCATTGCTTCAACTTCCCTGTTTGCAGTAACCACTACGGCGGCATCGTGTGGTGCGGTCAATGGTATGCACGATAGCCTCACTCCACTAGCAGGTATGGTGACTATGGTGCAGATGATGCTCGGTGAGATTGTCATCGGTGGTGTGGGTGCAGGCTTTTACGGCATGATGGCGTATGTCATATTAAGTGTTTTTATTGCAGGACTCATGATAGGTCGAACGCCTGAGTACATGGGTAAAAAGATTGAGGCCAAAGAGATGACCTATACCGTCATAGCCGTGTTACTTCCGGGTCTGTGCATCCTTCTTTTTACGGGATTATCGCTTTTAATTCCGGATGCCACTAGCTCCATTTCCAACCCTGGACCGCATGGGCTTTCTCAAATTCTTTATGCCTTCAGTTCAGCCAGTGGAAACAATGGCAGTGCTTTTGCGGGACTAAGTGGCAACACGCTTTACTATAACTACGCGCTGGCTTTTTGTATGTTCGTGGGGCGCTTTGGTGTGATTATCCCCATGCTTGCTATTGCAGGAAGTTTGGCGAGAAAGAAAGTGGTTCCGTTTGGTAAAGGTACACTCAATACTCAAAGTACACTTTTCATCACCCTTTTGGTGGCAACCATTTTATTAACGGGAGCGCTCACGTTTTTCCCTTCACTGGCACTTGGTCCTGTTATTGAGCATTTGATGATGCTTGAACGCGTCTCTTTTTAA
- a CDS encoding winged helix-turn-helix domain-containing protein, which yields MSQPRYKILIIEDDKQIQKLLEVSLEEHAFLLKVCGTQKEGMSHMVQFNPDLILLDLGLPDGDGKLFVEKIREFSNIPIIIVSARNGEQEIVDSLNLGADDYVVKPFFTGELVARINSALRHALKKESTPLLKVGTLELDLEKREFKQDDVALHLTPLEFSLLKFLMQNSGKALTHAQILKNVWGIGYQSDTKILRVFVNQLRKKIEIDPNRPKLLITISGVGYRFG from the coding sequence GTGTCACAACCTAGATATAAAATTTTGATCATCGAAGATGATAAGCAGATCCAAAAGCTTTTAGAAGTGAGCCTTGAAGAGCACGCTTTTTTACTCAAAGTGTGTGGCACTCAAAAAGAGGGCATGTCACATATGGTTCAATTTAATCCTGATCTGATTTTGTTAGATTTAGGGCTTCCCGATGGTGATGGAAAGCTTTTTGTAGAAAAAATTCGCGAGTTTAGTAACATCCCCATTATTATTGTCTCCGCACGAAACGGTGAACAAGAGATTGTAGATTCACTCAATTTAGGAGCGGATGATTATGTTGTAAAACCTTTTTTTACAGGAGAACTCGTTGCGCGCATCAACTCTGCACTCAGGCATGCGCTCAAAAAAGAGAGCACACCACTGCTCAAAGTTGGTACGTTGGAACTTGATCTTGAAAAACGAGAATTTAAACAAGATGATGTAGCGTTGCATCTCACCCCACTCGAATTTAGTCTTTTAAAATTTTTAATGCAAAATAGTGGCAAGGCTCTAACCCATGCGCAAATCCTAAAAAATGTCTGGGGGATTGGCTACCAAAGCGACACTAAAATCCTGCGAGTGTTTGTCAATCAACTGCGTAAAAAAATCGAAATAGACCCTAATCGACCTAAATTACTCATCACTATTTCAGGCGTTGGGTACCGGTTTGGATAA
- a CDS encoding sensor histidine kinase has protein sequence MNEDVLETSDLVLQEIKNKRETGELTLFFGALAGVGKTYTMLRNAKELLKSGTNVHIGYVEMHGRAETERLTQGLPSIPPKKIVYRGSTLYELDIDAILKAKPDVVLIDELAHSNAPTSRHQKRYQDVLEILDNGIDVYSTMNVQHLESLNDLVLQITGVKVTETVPDSILERVDKIQIIDIPPEKLVERLKEGKIYKLQSVEKALMNFFKLGNINALREIALKQAAGRVSKDVYDLYKENKLERWEAVEKVMVCIDGSEFSANLIRYAKRLSSQMNAEWIALYVDDFSTNNREKLAKNIRLAEELGAEVNTVSGQDVGEEILKHARARFVTHIVVAKRKKNFIGKFWRMDIADELLNAGDEFCIISYINKTKEQKLEEYTLDEHKKEEAPLWHYLFGLGLLGIITFGCIVFRNYLELLNVALLILLPVLLVASRGDMKTSMVITFVGVGLFNYYFVPPIYTFAVSDISNLWSFFIFFIVAYLISSQAQKLKLIGEVIREREKRVRRLYKLSRRVTAVSEMKQVIKIAMPLIAESLGKETFFFLRKHVDEMPKLYAHYDPKSPLSSKKYDAMFEKLEAIFISSSEKAVLDWCLDNGKVAGAGTDTFLASDMLYIPIKSRDVVYGALGLKINQDEMTTELKMFLDSVTSVMAVSFERISLSEKNSKNAITLAREELKNALYGSISHDLRTPLASILGMISMLKTDETWLDEKKRVIISQVIFSAKKMERLMNNLLDSARFESHQVVLKKDWCDIADIFSQAAREFEDILKERNFNIKIEEESGIFKADCVLIERVVVNLLENAIKYSQHGSAITLGFQKEGEWCKIFVLNEDSHINEEDLKMVFEKFFRIKGISDDINGSGLGLFICKKIVEAHEGTIWARNVENSVIFEFNIPLEEE, from the coding sequence ATGAATGAAGATGTCTTAGAAACGAGTGATCTGGTTCTTCAAGAGATCAAAAACAAACGCGAAACGGGTGAACTAACGCTTTTCTTTGGCGCCCTTGCAGGTGTGGGAAAAACCTACACCATGCTTCGCAATGCCAAAGAGCTTCTTAAAAGTGGAACGAATGTACACATCGGCTATGTTGAGATGCACGGCAGGGCTGAAACGGAGCGTTTAACTCAAGGACTTCCTTCTATTCCTCCTAAAAAGATCGTGTACCGTGGAAGTACGCTCTATGAACTCGATATTGATGCCATTTTAAAAGCCAAACCCGATGTTGTGCTCATTGATGAGTTAGCCCACAGTAATGCTCCCACTTCAAGGCATCAAAAGCGTTACCAAGATGTTTTAGAAATCTTAGACAATGGCATTGATGTTTACAGCACGATGAATGTGCAACATCTTGAGAGCCTCAACGATTTGGTGTTGCAAATTACGGGAGTGAAGGTCACTGAAACTGTTCCTGATAGCATTTTAGAACGTGTCGATAAAATCCAAATCATCGACATTCCTCCTGAAAAATTGGTTGAGAGGCTTAAAGAAGGGAAAATCTACAAACTCCAAAGTGTTGAAAAAGCGCTCATGAACTTTTTCAAGCTTGGCAACATCAATGCACTGAGGGAAATTGCGCTCAAACAAGCCGCAGGACGCGTGAGTAAAGACGTTTACGATCTATATAAAGAGAATAAACTGGAGCGCTGGGAAGCGGTTGAAAAAGTCATGGTCTGCATTGATGGCAGTGAATTTTCCGCCAATCTGATTCGCTATGCCAAACGGCTCTCTTCGCAGATGAATGCGGAGTGGATCGCACTGTATGTTGATGATTTTTCAACCAATAATCGCGAAAAACTCGCTAAAAATATCCGCTTAGCCGAAGAGTTAGGCGCTGAGGTTAACACCGTCTCAGGGCAAGATGTGGGCGAAGAAATTTTAAAACATGCCAGAGCGCGGTTTGTAACGCACATCGTTGTCGCGAAGCGCAAAAAGAATTTTATAGGAAAGTTCTGGCGTATGGATATTGCCGATGAGCTTTTAAATGCAGGCGATGAGTTTTGCATTATTTCGTATATCAACAAAACCAAAGAGCAAAAATTAGAAGAGTACACCCTTGATGAACACAAAAAAGAGGAAGCCCCTTTGTGGCACTATCTTTTTGGACTAGGATTGCTGGGCATCATCACATTTGGTTGTATCGTTTTTAGAAATTATTTAGAGTTGTTGAACGTCGCTTTACTCATTCTTCTTCCTGTTCTTCTTGTTGCTTCCAGAGGTGATATGAAAACCTCTATGGTGATTACCTTTGTTGGCGTTGGGCTTTTTAATTACTATTTTGTACCTCCAATTTATACTTTTGCTGTAAGTGACATCTCCAATTTGTGGAGTTTTTTCATCTTTTTCATCGTTGCATATCTCATTTCATCGCAAGCTCAAAAGCTAAAACTTATTGGCGAAGTGATACGCGAACGTGAGAAGAGGGTAAGGCGACTTTATAAACTTAGTCGCAGGGTGACCGCAGTTTCAGAGATGAAACAGGTGATTAAAATAGCGATGCCTTTAATTGCTGAATCACTCGGCAAAGAGACCTTCTTTTTCTTGCGCAAGCATGTGGATGAGATGCCAAAACTCTATGCGCATTATGATCCCAAAAGTCCACTTTCCAGTAAAAAGTACGATGCGATGTTTGAAAAATTAGAGGCTATTTTTATCTCTTCGAGTGAAAAAGCCGTCCTTGATTGGTGTTTGGACAACGGCAAAGTAGCAGGGGCAGGTACGGATACCTTTTTAGCTTCGGACATGCTCTACATCCCCATTAAAAGCCGCGATGTCGTTTATGGAGCCCTTGGGCTTAAAATCAACCAAGATGAGATGACAACAGAGCTTAAGATGTTTTTAGACTCGGTCACCAGTGTTATGGCGGTCTCTTTTGAGCGAATATCCCTTTCAGAAAAAAATAGTAAAAATGCAATTACACTAGCACGTGAAGAGCTCAAAAATGCACTCTATGGCTCAATTTCCCATGACTTACGAACACCGCTTGCCTCCATTTTAGGCATGATTTCGATGCTTAAGACGGATGAGACGTGGCTGGATGAGAAAAAACGCGTTATCATTTCTCAAGTGATTTTTAGTGCGAAAAAGATGGAACGCTTGATGAATAATCTGCTCGATTCTGCACGCTTTGAAAGCCACCAAGTGGTTCTTAAAAAAGACTGGTGCGATATAGCAGACATCTTCTCGCAAGCGGCTAGGGAGTTTGAAGATATTTTAAAAGAACGCAATTTTAACATTAAAATTGAAGAAGAATCGGGCATTTTTAAAGCCGATTGTGTTTTAATTGAACGCGTGGTTGTCAATCTTTTGGAAAATGCGATTAAATACTCGCAACACGGAAGTGCCATTACGTTAGGGTTTCAAAAAGAGGGTGAATGGTGTAAAATCTTTGTTTTAAATGAAGACAGTCACATCAATGAAGAAGATCTTAAAATGGTGTTTGAAAAGTTTTTCCGCATCAAAGGCATTAGCGATGACATCAATGGCAGTGGCTTAGGTCTTTTTATCTGCAAAAAAATCGTTGAAGCGCACGAGGGAACCATTTGGGCAAGAAATGTGGAAAACAGTGTCATCTTTGAGTTTAACATCCCCCTTGAGGAAGAATAG